GCCCGCGAGATTGAACGCAAAGGGGCCAAGCTGGTGTCAACGAGCGAAGGGGACTGGAGTATGACGGACAATCCCACGGCCCGGTTTGTGAGCACGGTCTTTGCCGCGCTGGCCGAAATGCAGCGGGAGCTTAGCCGCTCGCGCACGTCGGCCATGATGCTGCGCCATCAAAGCGCTGGTCGGGCCATGGGCAGCGTGCCGCCGTATGGTTACCGTAAAGTGGGCAAAAAACTGCTGCCCGTGCCGGACGAGCAATCGACCCTGCGGCTCATCCGCGACTTGCACGCCCAAGGACTGGGGGCCTCCGCCATCGCCACACGGCTGAATGACTCAAAAATCCGCTGCCGCGGCAAAAGTCGTCTATGGCACGCCTCTACCGTGTGGAGGATTCTGAGGCGGGGGTGAGGGGGGGAGCGCGGTATTAACAGTACAATCTCTACCGCTTCAATGGGGCCGTGCGTTCCCAGGCACGGAAAGCACTCTTTTGTTGAGGGGCTTGCCCATGATTTCTCGCTTACCATTTCCACGTGAAGAGAAACCACAGCCTATAAACTACGGAGACGTCACCTTCCCGTGTGGTAATTGCGGGTTTTAATAAAATTTTCTATAATTCACCCCCAGACACGACAAATCCTGCCGCAATTGCTGCATTTTACCCACTCAAATTCCGTATCATGTGAATTTGCCCAGGCAACTTGCGGCAAAAAATCCGAGCACAAAGGGAAGAAGCTCAAGAAGAAGAGTTCCTAGGGGAGTCCATCGGGGCATGGCCAAACGCAGCAAATCCACCACCGCGAAAGCCAATTCGAACGCCAAAACCGAATCCAACGGCAAAGCCACGGCCAACCTCGGCTTCGAGGCCAAACTCTGGCTCGCCGCGGACAAGCTGCGCAACAACATGGACGCCGCGGAGTACAAGCACGTCGTCCTGGGCCTGATCTTTTTAAAGTACATTTCCGACACCTTTGAGGAACACCGCGTTAAACTGGCGTCCGGCCAGGGGGAATACGCCGGGGCCAATCCCGAGGACCCGGACGAATACCGGGCCGAGAACGTCTTTTGGGTGCCGCAGGAGGCCCGCTGGACGTTCCTGCAGGCCAATGCCAAACAGCCCACCATCGGCAAATTGGTGGACGATGCAATGGTCGCCATCGAGCGCGACAATCCCCGGCTCAAAGGGGTCCTGCCCAAGGATTACGCCCGCCCGGCGCTCGATAAACACCGCCTGGGGGAACTGATCGATCTGATCGCCACGATCACCTTAACAGCCGCCAGCCAAGGGGAAAAAACCCACCGCTCCGTCGATCTCTTGGGCCGGGTGTACGAGTATTTCCTCAATCGTTTTGCCAGCGCCGAAGGAAAGAATGGGGGGCAATTTTACACGCCCAGTTGCGTGGTCCGCGTCCTGGTGGAAATGCTGGCCCCGTATAAGGGGCGGATTTACGATCCCTGCTGCGGATCGGGGGGGATGTTCGTCCAGTCCGAAAAGTTTGTCGAATCGCACGGCGGCCGGATCGGCGACATCTCCATTTATGGCCAAGAAAGCAATAACACCACCCGCCGCCTGGCGGTCATGAACCTGGCTCTGCGGGGGATCGAGGCCGACTTTGGCCCCGAACATGCCGACACGTTCCGCCGCGATCTGCACCCCGATCTCCGGGCCGACTTTGTCCTGGCCAATCCCCCGTTTAATGATTCCGACTGGTTCCGCAAGGATGACGACATCCGCTGGAAATACGGGGTCCCCCCGCGGGGAAACGCCAACTTCGCCTGGGTGCAGCACTTTATCCACCATCTGGCCCCGCAGGGGATGGCCGGGTTTGTGTTGGCCAATGGCAGCATGTCCTCCAACCAATCCGGCGAAGGGGAAATTCGCCAGGCGATCATCCAGGCCGATCTGGTCGATTGCATGGTCGCCCTCCCTGGGCAGCTCTTTTACAGTACGCAGATACCCGTTTGCCTTTGGTTCCTCACCAAGAGCAAAGCCGCACGAAAAGTGGAGCGGGACCGAGTGCCTGACTGCTACCGTTCACGAAAGCACGAAACACTTTTCATTGATGCTCGAAAGATGGGAAAGCTCATTGACCGTGTTCACCGGGAGCTGACGGACGAAGACCTCGAACTCATCGTATCTACCTACCATACTTGGCGCACTGACGAGGAGGAGCGCTTTCAGGCTGGAAGGAAGGCGGGAATCATCTTTGAGATGCGGGAATACCGGGATATCCCCGGTTTTTGCAAATCAGCCACCACGCAGGAAATCGCCGCCCACGGTTACGTCCTGACGCCGGGCCGCTATGTCGGTGCCGCCGATGTCGAAGACGACGGCGAACCGTTCGAGGAGAAGATGCCGCGCCTGGTCGCGGAATTGCAGGCTCAATTTGCCGAGTCGGCGAAACTGGAGCAGGCCATCACAGCTAACCTAAGGGGGCTGGGCTATGGCGGGTGAATGGCCAATAGTTCTTGTCACCGATCTGTATGAAATAGGATCTGGTTTGTCGAAGCCAAGATCGGAGTTTGGATTCGGAACGCCTTTCGTCACATTCAAAGATGTGCTCGACAACTACTTTATTCCATCGACCCCCGGTTCGCTGGTGAATGCGACGGAGAAAGAACGGCATGCGTGCTCAGTCAAACGCGGAGATGTTTTCTTGACACGAACGAGTGAGACGCAAGGCGAACTCGGAATGAGCTCAGTTGCCCTAAAAGACTTTGAATCAGCGACTTTCAACGGTTTCACAAAACGACTTCGGCCAAAAGCAGGAACCGAACTGGTCCCTGAATATGTCGGCTACTATTTTCGAGGGCCGAAGTTTCGACAGGCAGTAACCGCCATGTCGTCGCTTTCGACTCGTGCAAGTCTAAACAATGAAATGATTGGGCGACTCTCAATCACGCTTCCGCCATTTGAGATACAAAGGCAAATAGGGCAAATATTAAAGGCGCTGGACGACAAGATCGAGTTGAACCGGCGGATGAACGTGACGCTGGAGGCACTAGCGTGGGCGCTGTTTCAGAGTTGGTTTGTGGATTTCGACCCCGTCCGCGCCAAACTCGACGGACGGCTGGTTTCCCCTCTCCCCGTGAAAGAGGGCCAGGGTGTGGGTTACCCCCTCGACCCCGCCATCGCCCCCCTCTTCCCCAACTCCTTCCAAGACTCTCCCCTTGGCCCAATCCCACATGGATGGCGAGCGGCGCACCTTGAAGAAATCGCAAGTGTCGGTAGCGGAAAAAGGCCCGAAAGTCGCTGCGATGTTTTGTCGCCGGAGTGCAACATCCCCCTCTACGGTGGCGGCGGCAGAATGGGCTATGTGCCCTCAGCCCTCTACGACAAACCGATTTTATTCACCGGGCGGGTTGGAACCTTGGGACTCATCTTTCGGACAGCGGAACCGTCTTGGCCCTCTGACAACACGCTCATTGTTGAACCGCAGGCCGGAAATTTCGACTTCACCTATTTTGTTTTGAAGGGATTCGACCTTATCACGCTGAACCGTGGGTCAACGCAGCCTTTGCTGACGCAGACGGATCTCAAACGGCAGACGTTCGTGCTTCCAACCAAAGACGTTGTTAAAGCCTTCGCCGATGTCTCGGAGCCAATCTTCCGCCAAATGGTTTCCAACGAGAGGGAATCCCGCACCCTCGCCACCCTACGCGACACCCTGCTGCCGAAGCTGCTGAGCGGGGAGTTGAGCGTTCCACACACGGAGCAAATCATTGGGAGAACCATTTAATGACAGACTATAATCTTACACAAGAAGAAGCAAAGAAGTTGCTCTTCATGGAAAAGGTGTGCAATGACGAGAAAGAGCACCTCTTTCCCCAAACCGGCGGCGCTTTGTCACTGCCACTTTTCTCGCTGGATCACCGTGAAGAGTTCGTACTAGATCTGAGTCGTGGAAGAATTGATTTGGCAAAAGTAAAATATCAGAATCGCGCCCGGCAAGTCGTAGTT
This genomic stretch from Pirellulales bacterium harbors:
- a CDS encoding recombinase family protein encodes the protein MPIIAYARFSPRPMPQDCHSVERQWAEIDAWAARQGWSVKAHYADRDISGADRERAGLFAALAELKRGDRLVVRDWSRLARDTEWSIVLAREIERKGAKLVSTSEGDWSMTDNPTARFVSTVFAALAEMQRELSRSRTSAMMLRHQSAGRAMGSVPPYGYRKVGKKLLPVPDEQSTLRLIRDLHAQGLGASAIATRLNDSKIRCRGKSRLWHASTVWRILRRG
- a CDS encoding restriction endonuclease subunit S, giving the protein MAGEWPIVLVTDLYEIGSGLSKPRSEFGFGTPFVTFKDVLDNYFIPSTPGSLVNATEKERHACSVKRGDVFLTRTSETQGELGMSSVALKDFESATFNGFTKRLRPKAGTELVPEYVGYYFRGPKFRQAVTAMSSLSTRASLNNEMIGRLSITLPPFEIQRQIGQILKALDDKIELNRRMNVTLEALAWALFQSWFVDFDPVRAKLDGRLVSPLPVKEGQGVGYPLDPAIAPLFPNSFQDSPLGPIPHGWRAAHLEEIASVGSGKRPESRCDVLSPECNIPLYGGGGRMGYVPSALYDKPILFTGRVGTLGLIFRTAEPSWPSDNTLIVEPQAGNFDFTYFVLKGFDLITLNRGSTQPLLTQTDLKRQTFVLPTKDVVKAFADVSEPIFRQMVSNERESRTLATLRDTLLPKLLSGELSVPHTEQIIGRTI
- a CDS encoding class I SAM-dependent DNA methyltransferase; protein product: MAKRSKSTTAKANSNAKTESNGKATANLGFEAKLWLAADKLRNNMDAAEYKHVVLGLIFLKYISDTFEEHRVKLASGQGEYAGANPEDPDEYRAENVFWVPQEARWTFLQANAKQPTIGKLVDDAMVAIERDNPRLKGVLPKDYARPALDKHRLGELIDLIATITLTAASQGEKTHRSVDLLGRVYEYFLNRFASAEGKNGGQFYTPSCVVRVLVEMLAPYKGRIYDPCCGSGGMFVQSEKFVESHGGRIGDISIYGQESNNTTRRLAVMNLALRGIEADFGPEHADTFRRDLHPDLRADFVLANPPFNDSDWFRKDDDIRWKYGVPPRGNANFAWVQHFIHHLAPQGMAGFVLANGSMSSNQSGEGEIRQAIIQADLVDCMVALPGQLFYSTQIPVCLWFLTKSKAARKVERDRVPDCYRSRKHETLFIDARKMGKLIDRVHRELTDEDLELIVSTYHTWRTDEEERFQAGRKAGIIFEMREYRDIPGFCKSATTQEIAAHGYVLTPGRYVGAADVEDDGEPFEEKMPRLVAELQAQFAESAKLEQAITANLRGLGYGG